In the genome of Saprospira sp. CCB-QB6, one region contains:
- a CDS encoding TPM domain-containing protein: MQKTLQYLIFCLLLCCNISIYGQYPAPPQPAEYAVDYANLLTADEEQQLEVFLKAAYSRNREKIQLVVVTVPNLAGQNIKEYANGLARSWGIGDAERNDGFLFLIAKEERQARLEVGYGLEEKYPDLLCQEILDLTILPALKDGDYFKGVWEGSQSILVKGGFKLPANGYPNKGWNRSLTIMAILFFSVIFIVIILGVYQALKRPSPAPKVPQKVYQAPLKQGIQRKRKHKHPQKKPKKQQTIKPKASSYPKLEQKKQRPSYSDYADYSDYSDSSFGGGDFGGGGADGFW, translated from the coding sequence ATGCAAAAAACCTTACAATATTTAATATTTTGTTTACTATTATGTTGTAACATATCAATCTATGGACAATATCCAGCGCCGCCGCAGCCTGCTGAATATGCGGTAGATTATGCCAATTTGTTGACTGCAGATGAAGAGCAGCAATTGGAAGTTTTTTTGAAGGCGGCCTATTCGAGGAATCGGGAAAAGATCCAGTTGGTGGTGGTTACGGTCCCGAATTTGGCGGGCCAAAACATCAAGGAATATGCGAATGGGCTGGCGAGAAGCTGGGGAATTGGTGATGCAGAGCGCAATGATGGATTTTTGTTCCTGATTGCAAAGGAGGAGCGGCAGGCGCGTTTGGAAGTGGGTTATGGTTTGGAGGAAAAGTACCCTGATTTGCTTTGCCAAGAGATTTTGGATCTGACGATTTTGCCCGCCTTAAAGGATGGCGATTATTTTAAGGGAGTTTGGGAAGGCAGCCAAAGTATTTTGGTTAAAGGAGGCTTTAAATTACCGGCTAATGGCTATCCCAATAAGGGTTGGAATCGGTCCTTAACGATTATGGCCATTCTCTTTTTTTCGGTAATTTTTATAGTTATTATTCTGGGGGTTTATCAGGCCTTAAAGCGTCCTTCGCCAGCCCCCAAAGTGCCTCAAAAGGTTTATCAAGCGCCTTTAAAACAAGGTATACAACGAAAAAGAAAACATAAACATCCGCAAAAAAAGCCTAAAAAACAGCAAACAATTAAGCCTAAAGCGAGCAGCTACCCCAAGCTAGAGCAGAAAAAGCAGCGGCCAAGTTATTCTGATTACGCTGATTATTCCGATTATTCGGACAGTAGTTTTGGCGGTGGTGATTTTGGTGGTGGTGGCGCTGATGGTTTTTGGTAA
- a CDS encoding 3'-5' exonuclease, whose translation MLPKSILEHTLVLDIETVSGAASYADLNPSMQKLWDLKAEALQRRLAEEEKMSPADYYPEKAGIYAEFGKIVCITVGVYIKNETGQYKLRLKSFYGDDEKALLQDFSAMLSKYFQRKGQQYICGHNIKEFDMPYICRRLIVQGLPLPAPLQIYGKKPWELHHFLDTMTLWKFGDYKAYTSLKLLCGIFGIPTPKDGIDGSQVGRSYWEDGDLDRIEVYCKKDVFATAQVLLRFMLEDPLALIFESADS comes from the coding sequence ATGTTACCCAAAAGTATTTTAGAGCATACCTTAGTGCTTGATATTGAAACCGTTTCTGGTGCAGCTAGTTATGCGGACCTTAACCCTAGCATGCAAAAACTCTGGGACCTCAAAGCAGAGGCTTTACAGCGTCGCTTAGCCGAAGAAGAAAAAATGAGCCCAGCAGATTATTATCCCGAAAAAGCAGGTATTTATGCCGAATTTGGCAAAATAGTTTGCATTACGGTTGGTGTATATATAAAAAATGAGACGGGCCAATATAAGCTCCGCCTCAAGTCGTTTTATGGAGATGACGAAAAAGCATTACTCCAAGATTTCTCCGCTATGCTCAGCAAGTATTTTCAGCGCAAAGGACAGCAGTATATTTGTGGCCATAATATCAAAGAGTTTGATATGCCTTATATCTGTCGCCGCCTGATTGTACAAGGCTTACCCTTGCCCGCTCCCCTTCAAATTTATGGCAAAAAACCTTGGGAACTCCACCATTTTTTAGATACTATGACGCTCTGGAAATTTGGGGATTATAAGGCCTATACTTCGCTCAAATTGCTTTGCGGTATTTTTGGTATTCCCACGCCCAAAGATGGTATTGATGGCAGCCAAGTGGGCCGAAGTTATTGGGAAGATGGCGATTTGGACCGTATTGAGGTCTATTGCAAAAAAGATGTTTTTGCTACGGCTCAAGTGCTATTGCGTTTTATGCTAGAAGATCCTTTGGCCCTCATTTTTGAAAGTGCCGATAGTTAG
- the ubiE gene encoding bifunctional demethylmenaquinone methyltransferase/2-methoxy-6-polyprenyl-1,4-benzoquinol methylase UbiE, whose translation MSVQKIKSEEVKPYEVEAEKKAQVSKMFNNISKTYDFLNHFLSLNIDKSWRRKAIAELQDIQPKRILDVATGTADLALEAYKQLSPQEIIGVDISVGMLEVGRKKITKKGLDKIIVLEEGDSEHLPFEDNSFDAVIVAFGVRNFANVEAGLKEMVRVLRPGGKCVVLEFSKPKVFPIKQVYNFYFSSILPGIGRLTSKDQKAYAYLYESVQAFPEGKDFENLLLKLGLTDTKCQPLTTGICSLYSACKPA comes from the coding sequence ATGAGTGTTCAAAAGATAAAATCGGAAGAGGTCAAGCCCTATGAAGTAGAAGCTGAGAAAAAGGCCCAGGTTTCCAAAATGTTTAACAACATTTCGAAGACCTACGATTTCCTCAATCACTTCCTTTCACTCAATATAGATAAGAGCTGGCGCCGCAAAGCCATTGCAGAACTCCAAGATATTCAGCCTAAACGCATTTTAGATGTGGCTACAGGAACTGCCGACCTCGCCCTAGAGGCCTACAAACAACTTTCTCCCCAAGAAATTATTGGCGTAGATATTTCTGTAGGTATGCTCGAAGTGGGCCGCAAAAAAATTACTAAAAAAGGCCTCGATAAAATTATTGTCCTCGAAGAAGGCGATTCTGAACATCTGCCCTTTGAAGACAATAGTTTCGATGCCGTCATCGTTGCTTTTGGAGTACGCAACTTCGCCAACGTAGAAGCTGGCCTCAAAGAAATGGTACGAGTCTTGCGCCCCGGCGGAAAATGCGTGGTCCTCGAATTCTCCAAACCTAAAGTCTTTCCTATTAAGCAAGTTTACAACTTTTACTTCAGTAGCATTCTGCCCGGTATTGGCCGCCTGACCTCCAAGGATCAGAAAGCCTATGCCTACCTCTATGAGTCAGTGCAGGCTTTTCCCGAAGGAAAAGACTTTGAAAACTTATTGCTTAAACTTGGACTAACTGATACGAAATGCCAGCCACTCACCACCGGAATTTGTTCGCTCTACTCGGCTTGCAAACCTGCATAA
- the rsmI gene encoding 16S rRNA (cytidine(1402)-2'-O)-methyltransferase has protein sequence MLYLVPTPIGNLEDMTYRSVRILKEVDYILAEDTRSSRPLLQHYAIDQPLYAHHAHNEQESSLQVVNDLKAGKSVALISDAGTPGISDPGFYLLRACVAEGLAVSCLPGASAVIPALVGAGLACDRFHFEGFLPHKKGRQTRLDYLADLPNTFALYESPHRLEKCLEQLAQVCGEERQAVVCRELSKKFESFHRGNLAELQAFFKAQPDKVRGEIVIVVEGQTQKKTKKDKYAKFKKAPKRPELD, from the coding sequence ATGCTCTATTTGGTCCCTACACCTATTGGCAACCTAGAAGATATGACCTATCGCTCGGTTCGCATCCTAAAGGAAGTAGATTATATTTTGGCCGAAGACACCCGCAGTTCTCGACCACTTTTGCAGCATTATGCCATTGATCAGCCACTTTACGCTCATCATGCTCATAATGAGCAAGAAAGTAGCCTACAAGTTGTCAATGATCTCAAAGCAGGCAAAAGTGTGGCCCTTATTTCTGATGCGGGCACTCCTGGAATTTCTGATCCTGGTTTTTATTTATTGCGGGCCTGTGTGGCAGAAGGTTTGGCCGTAAGTTGTTTGCCAGGGGCCTCGGCGGTTATCCCCGCTCTTGTTGGTGCTGGCCTCGCCTGTGATCGTTTTCATTTTGAGGGTTTTTTACCACATAAAAAAGGGCGGCAAACCCGCTTAGATTATCTAGCCGATTTGCCGAATACCTTTGCGCTTTATGAATCGCCCCATCGTTTAGAAAAATGTTTGGAGCAATTGGCCCAAGTTTGTGGCGAAGAGCGCCAAGCCGTAGTTTGCCGTGAACTCTCTAAAAAGTTTGAAAGCTTTCATAGAGGTAATTTGGCCGAGCTACAAGCCTTTTTTAAGGCCCAACCCGATAAAGTTCGGGGCGAGATTGTGATTGTAGTAGAAGGACAAACCCAAAAGAAAACAAAGAAAGACAAGTACGCTAAATTTAAGAAAGCGCCTAAGCGACCAGAACTTGACTAA
- a CDS encoding TPM domain-containing protein, producing MKQFSLALWLFFMALSPLFAQYPSAPDPIRYVTDLGSFLSSEEELLLEQYLLEVHKQNEGQIQIVVVTVPNLQGQSIKEYANGLARSWGIGQKGKDNGLLILATKAERKTRIEVGYGLEGRFPDIFCQKVVDEQLVANFKQRKFFDGFASATNALLEKGLYKRPNLPSINKTEELIEERNITPSPRSYEDKPKAVKRRKKTASNISTFLTFIFFALFLLVFSLAVRSGLRENGSRDYSHKGRTNYPNKTKSKSYKDYSDYSDSQSTNTTIVSSYSDYSDYSDYSDYSDYSDYSDYSDYSDYSDSSFGGGDFGGGGADGDW from the coding sequence ATGAAACAATTCTCTCTTGCGCTTTGGCTGTTTTTTATGGCCTTATCCCCTCTTTTTGCCCAATATCCCTCGGCCCCAGATCCCATCCGATATGTTACAGATCTGGGCAGTTTTTTAAGCTCTGAAGAAGAGCTACTCCTCGAACAATATCTCCTAGAGGTCCACAAGCAAAATGAAGGGCAAATCCAAATCGTTGTCGTTACAGTCCCCAACCTCCAAGGCCAAAGCATTAAGGAATACGCCAACGGCCTGGCCCGAAGCTGGGGCATTGGCCAAAAAGGCAAAGACAATGGCCTGCTTATTCTCGCCACTAAAGCCGAAAGAAAAACTCGCATAGAAGTGGGCTACGGCCTAGAAGGTCGCTTCCCTGATATCTTCTGCCAAAAAGTGGTCGACGAACAGCTGGTCGCCAATTTTAAACAAAGAAAATTCTTTGATGGCTTTGCCTCCGCCACCAATGCCCTGCTCGAAAAAGGCCTCTACAAAAGGCCAAACCTACCCAGCATTAACAAGACAGAAGAGCTCATTGAAGAACGGAATATTACCCCCAGCCCAAGAAGCTATGAGGATAAACCCAAAGCCGTTAAAAGAAGAAAGAAAACCGCCTCAAACATAAGTACTTTCCTCACTTTTATCTTTTTCGCGCTCTTCCTTCTCGTCTTCTCGCTGGCAGTCAGAAGTGGCCTAAGAGAAAATGGCAGCCGAGACTACAGCCACAAAGGTCGAACAAATTACCCCAACAAAACTAAAAGCAAAAGCTATAAAGATTATTCCGACTATTCCGATAGCCAAAGTACAAATACGACCATCGTTAGCAGCTATTCCGACTATAGCGACTATTCAGACTACTCGGATTATTCTGATTATAGCGACTACTCTGACTATTCCGATTACTCGGATTACTCCGATAGCAGCTTTGGCGGTGGCGATTTTGGCGGCGGTGGTGCCGATGGAGACTGGTAA
- the rluF gene encoding 23S rRNA pseudouridine(2604) synthase RluF, producing MSQDNSISLNKYISSKGICSRREADRWIEEGRLKINGQLAKKGNRVSPGDEVLLDGKALPNAPQKLYIAFHKPAGVTCTTDRRDRSNIVDFIGHKERIFPIGRLDKASTGLILLTNDGDMVNPILRVENGHEKEYIVTVDKPINSRFVQRMAGGLPILGQTTKKAQVEQLGPKRFRIILKQGLNRQIRRMCEYLGYEVRTLKRVRIMNIELDQLPKGQWRELSSQELKNLEKQL from the coding sequence ATGAGTCAAGATAATAGCATTAGCCTCAATAAATATATTAGCAGCAAAGGGATTTGCTCTAGACGAGAGGCCGATCGTTGGATCGAAGAGGGCCGCTTGAAAATTAACGGGCAATTGGCCAAAAAAGGAAACCGAGTGTCGCCCGGAGATGAGGTGCTGCTAGATGGCAAGGCCCTGCCCAATGCCCCCCAAAAACTATATATCGCCTTTCATAAGCCAGCAGGCGTAACCTGTACTACCGACCGTAGAGATCGCAGCAATATTGTCGATTTTATTGGGCATAAGGAGCGTATTTTTCCCATTGGCCGCCTAGATAAGGCCTCTACGGGCCTCATTTTACTTACGAATGATGGCGATATGGTCAACCCCATTTTACGGGTAGAAAATGGCCATGAAAAAGAATATATCGTTACGGTAGATAAGCCCATCAATAGCCGATTTGTGCAGCGTATGGCTGGGGGCTTGCCTATCTTGGGCCAAACCACAAAAAAGGCCCAAGTAGAACAACTTGGGCCCAAACGCTTTCGCATTATCTTGAAGCAAGGACTCAATCGGCAAATTCGGCGGATGTGCGAGTACCTAGGCTATGAGGTGCGTACCCTCAAAAGGGTACGCATTATGAATATTGAACTGGACCAACTGCCCAAAGGTCAATGGCGAGAACTAAGTAGCCAAGAACTTAAAAACTTAGAAAAGCAACTTTAG
- a CDS encoding TPM domain-containing protein has translation MKNIILFCTLFFALHLGAQVPDQRPDAQQYVYDYADLLAKKERNALQRYLELVAAAQEVDPLIVVVKHLGSSTVEAYAYNLASNWGLGKEKANALLILVSRAEHQLRIEVGSNLAEPLSHELCKKVIADKLSPAFKKEEYYFGLLEGMQELLYKGGFDAPVPEKIGLSTRKLREANLIWRILFYLLLIVAALFAFFILYGWGAGKAPQVNHHDYSRKGKQDSYWFRRRRRWYRDHSDYSDYSDSEASDSFDYSDYSDSSSSDNSFSGGGASGSW, from the coding sequence ATGAAAAACATAATCCTTTTTTGTACTCTCTTTTTTGCCCTTCATTTGGGGGCGCAAGTTCCTGATCAGCGGCCCGATGCACAGCAATACGTTTATGATTATGCTGATTTATTGGCCAAAAAGGAGCGCAATGCCCTGCAGCGTTATTTGGAGCTTGTTGCAGCCGCTCAAGAAGTGGATCCTTTGATTGTGGTCGTTAAGCATTTGGGGAGCTCTACGGTAGAAGCCTATGCTTATAATTTGGCGAGCAATTGGGGGCTGGGAAAAGAAAAGGCCAATGCGCTACTTATTTTGGTTAGTCGAGCCGAGCATCAATTGCGGATTGAGGTGGGGTCAAATTTAGCCGAGCCTTTGTCTCATGAGCTGTGCAAAAAAGTTATTGCAGACAAATTGAGTCCAGCCTTTAAAAAGGAAGAATACTACTTTGGACTATTGGAAGGCATGCAAGAATTGCTGTATAAAGGTGGATTTGATGCGCCTGTTCCAGAAAAAATAGGCTTATCGACCAGAAAATTGAGAGAGGCGAATCTGATTTGGCGAATACTTTTTTATCTTTTGCTTATCGTTGCGGCCCTCTTTGCCTTTTTCATCTTATACGGCTGGGGAGCGGGTAAAGCCCCTCAGGTTAATCATCATGATTATAGCCGCAAAGGCAAGCAAGACAGCTATTGGTTTAGACGGCGAAGAAGATGGTATAGAGACCATAGCGACTACTCTGACTATTCGGATAGTGAGGCGAGCGATAGTTTTGATTATTCGGACTATTCCGATAGTTCTTCTTCTGATAATTCCTTTTCTGGCGGCGGAGCTTCTGGCAGCTGGTAA
- the yihA gene encoding ribosome biogenesis GTP-binding protein YihA/YsxC, producing MIIKTAEYLISVPKVELAPHSDRPEYAFIGRSNVGKSSLINMLTGHSKLALTSGRPGKTRMINYFDINKEWYLVDLPGYGYAQTGKQRRQNWRKMIEEYFLLRISMQCAFLLIDSGVPPQDIDIEFANWLGENQIPFVIVFTKTDKKKARQGDNYIRAFKQKLGEYWEQIPPCYLSSAESKRGREELLEFIESVNANFEPLH from the coding sequence ATGATTATAAAAACTGCAGAATACCTCATTAGTGTGCCCAAAGTAGAGTTGGCACCGCATTCCGATCGCCCCGAATACGCCTTTATTGGTCGTTCTAATGTGGGGAAATCTTCGCTCATCAATATGCTAACGGGCCACAGCAAATTGGCCTTAACTTCTGGCCGCCCAGGGAAAACCCGAATGATTAACTATTTCGACATCAATAAAGAGTGGTATTTGGTCGATTTACCGGGCTATGGCTACGCCCAAACGGGTAAGCAAAGACGGCAAAATTGGCGCAAAATGATTGAGGAGTATTTCTTACTTCGGATTTCTATGCAATGTGCTTTTCTGCTCATTGATAGTGGGGTTCCCCCTCAAGATATTGATATTGAGTTTGCCAATTGGTTGGGCGAAAATCAAATCCCTTTTGTGATTGTCTTTACCAAAACAGATAAGAAAAAAGCCCGTCAGGGCGATAACTATATTCGGGCCTTCAAACAAAAATTGGGCGAATACTGGGAGCAAATTCCGCCCTGCTACCTCAGTTCTGCCGAAAGCAAAAGAGGCCGAGAGGAATTGCTAGAGTTTATCGAATCGGTCAATGCCAATTTCGAACCTCTGCATTAA
- the porT gene encoding type IX secretion/gliding motility protein PorT/SprT, with product MALLLFGPSLSAQRGTFNYYAFSKKTYYFGITLGYNSSRYQIQRSETLIQNDSIRLIQSSNGPGFNLGIVTNIKFGENMDLRFNLPTLSFAERRLEYTLPTQEVISRNIESVFLDFPIQFRYKSKPYHDVRAFFIVGAKYSLDLASNSRARKAEDLVRIQSSDILIEYGVGLQFFFPYFILSPEIKFSHGINNIHSRNDQLIYSRTIDKLFAQGITISVHFEG from the coding sequence ATGGCCCTCCTCCTTTTTGGGCCTAGCTTGTCTGCCCAAAGAGGAACCTTCAACTATTACGCTTTTTCCAAAAAGACTTATTATTTTGGAATTACCCTGGGCTACAATAGCTCGCGCTACCAAATTCAACGCTCCGAAACGCTGATCCAAAACGATAGCATTCGCCTGATCCAATCTTCTAATGGCCCCGGTTTCAACCTCGGAATCGTGACCAATATTAAGTTTGGCGAAAATATGGATCTGCGCTTCAATTTGCCGACCCTCTCTTTTGCCGAGCGCCGCCTAGAGTACACCCTGCCCACGCAAGAGGTCATTAGCCGAAATATCGAATCGGTTTTCCTCGATTTCCCCATCCAGTTTCGCTACAAATCGAAACCCTATCACGATGTCCGCGCTTTCTTTATTGTGGGGGCCAAGTATAGCCTCGATTTGGCCTCCAATTCTAGAGCCCGCAAGGCCGAAGATTTGGTCCGCATCCAAAGTAGCGACATCCTCATCGAGTATGGAGTAGGCCTGCAGTTTTTCTTTCCCTACTTTATCCTCTCACCCGAAATCAAGTTTTCGCACGGCATCAATAATATCCACAGCCGAAACGATCAGTTGATTTACTCTCGAACCATCGATAAGCTTTTTGCCCAAGGAATTACCATCTCGGTCCATTTTGAAGGCTAA
- a CDS encoding 4'-phosphopantetheinyl transferase family protein gives MPITLERKSGISQLWVWEQTEPLAELKIALPRALRPQIPQQAQAARAYCSSRLLLQEVFGQPALLSLKKDINGRPFINGKAISISHCKGFSALTIGGPRPGLDVEGPRGPQLARIAEKFILPAKLQALRELPYYEEALANIWSAKETLFKAMGGDGIDFREHLSIDYPLEEVQLPSRFSARYQGPKGQIEFALEALPLPHQHRLIWCI, from the coding sequence ATGCCTATTACTTTAGAACGAAAGTCGGGAATTTCCCAACTCTGGGTCTGGGAACAAACAGAACCTTTGGCAGAGCTGAAAATCGCTCTGCCCAGAGCCCTACGACCTCAAATTCCTCAACAAGCGCAAGCCGCCCGAGCCTACTGTAGCAGCCGATTGCTGCTGCAAGAGGTTTTTGGACAGCCTGCGCTTTTATCTTTAAAAAAAGATATCAATGGCCGCCCCTTTATAAATGGGAAAGCGATCTCTATTAGCCACTGTAAGGGCTTTTCGGCCCTGACGATTGGTGGTCCAAGGCCCGGCCTAGATGTAGAAGGACCAAGAGGGCCCCAACTGGCCCGCATTGCCGAAAAGTTTATTCTGCCCGCCAAATTACAAGCCCTCCGAGAACTGCCCTATTATGAAGAAGCCCTAGCCAATATCTGGTCGGCCAAAGAGACCCTCTTTAAAGCTATGGGCGGAGACGGTATCGATTTTAGAGAACATCTGTCTATTGACTACCCCCTAGAAGAGGTCCAATTGCCCAGCCGTTTTAGCGCCCGATACCAAGGCCCAAAAGGCCAAATCGAATTTGCCCTAGAAGCCCTGCCCCTCCCCCATCAACATCGCCTAATTTGGTGCATCTAG
- a CDS encoding Card1-like endonuclease domain-containing protein → MNTIVLLLSKQALPNLSFVKLLKAQNTQINRYILIGSDYTTKNKFHFHLTEALGLKQTEYELWKVDAESYAQAQKDLSQQLKQEKNKEPQKFWLHLTGGTKMMSMAAQDSFKNHVQKDKSLKLGSYYMPLGGKSIHKMTGQKKKISLNYTLKEYFTSYGFDIQAEKPICSAKEMNAYWKCLKENDFNLKAAALKKYKIQHKDNAALWEELIYHKIKSSFKLSEDQIALSLKISSKYRTLKHLKETDNDNELDVVFILEDKLYIIECKSSKSISNRTIKTTAQDAIYKLAAIKEGLGLHATGIVAILAGDKLDGASLERIELQGKAMNNKFVEAQDLVKLNIKAYLKMD, encoded by the coding sequence ATGAATACTATAGTTCTTCTTCTCTCCAAACAGGCTTTGCCCAACCTTTCTTTTGTCAAATTACTCAAAGCCCAAAACACCCAAATCAACCGCTACATTTTAATCGGAAGCGATTATACAACAAAGAATAAGTTTCATTTCCACCTAACCGAAGCCCTTGGCCTAAAACAAACAGAATATGAGCTTTGGAAAGTCGATGCTGAATCCTACGCCCAAGCCCAAAAAGACTTAAGTCAACAGCTAAAACAAGAAAAAAACAAAGAGCCCCAAAAATTCTGGCTCCACCTCACTGGCGGCACAAAAATGATGTCCATGGCCGCCCAAGACAGCTTTAAAAATCATGTCCAAAAAGATAAATCCCTAAAACTGGGCAGCTATTATATGCCCCTAGGCGGAAAGTCTATCCATAAAATGACAGGACAAAAGAAAAAAATTAGCCTTAACTATACGCTCAAAGAGTATTTCACTAGCTATGGCTTTGATATCCAAGCTGAAAAACCCATTTGTAGCGCAAAAGAAATGAATGCCTACTGGAAATGCCTGAAGGAAAATGACTTTAACCTAAAAGCTGCAGCCCTAAAAAAATATAAAATCCAACATAAAGATAATGCCGCCCTTTGGGAAGAACTCATCTACCATAAAATCAAATCTAGCTTTAAGCTATCTGAGGACCAAATTGCCCTAAGCCTTAAAATTAGCTCTAAATACAGAACACTCAAACACCTAAAAGAAACTGATAATGACAACGAACTAGATGTTGTCTTTATCCTAGAAGACAAACTCTACATTATTGAGTGTAAAAGCTCTAAATCAATCTCAAACAGAACCATTAAAACAACAGCCCAAGACGCTATTTATAAATTGGCCGCAATTAAAGAAGGTTTAGGCCTACATGCCACAGGAATAGTCGCCATTTTAGCCGGCGATAAACTAGATGGCGCCTCCTTAGAACGCATCGAATTACAAGGCAAGGCCATGAATAATAAATTTGTTGAAGCCCAAGATTTAGTCAAACTAAATATCAAAGCATATTTAAAGATGGACTAA
- a CDS encoding CRISPR-associated protein, with amino-acid sequence MFLNLSNHPSNRWSGKQLSAAQSYGELQDLPFPNIPPAASSEEVEQMAETYKNKVIELAPKVVHLMGEMTFTACLLRKLQAEGLHCIASTTERVVLEEEDGSKTIKFNFVQFRTYPNLLE; translated from the coding sequence ATGTTTCTTAACTTATCTAATCATCCAAGCAACCGCTGGAGCGGCAAACAACTAAGTGCAGCCCAATCCTATGGAGAGCTTCAGGATCTTCCCTTCCCCAATATTCCCCCTGCAGCTAGCAGCGAGGAAGTGGAACAGATGGCAGAAACCTACAAGAATAAAGTCATCGAGCTCGCCCCTAAAGTGGTCCACCTTATGGGCGAAATGACCTTTACCGCCTGCTTGCTTCGCAAGCTGCAAGCCGAAGGCCTGCATTGCATAGCAAGCACTACGGAAAGGGTTGTTTTAGAAGAAGAAGATGGCAGCAAAACCATCAAATTTAACTTTGTTCAATTTAGAACCTATCCCAATTTGCTAGAATAA
- a CDS encoding MATE family efflux transporter, whose product MITYKRIFQISMPIMVGSAVQNLITLTDTIFLGRVGKVELGAIGLVGVFYLLITSIGYSFTKAGQIMIARRIGSEQEEEVGPQVHAMGIFAFLLALLMFLLLAFGSRTFFGWFVTDPDIYEACIAYLDYRCYGVFFSYLGVAFVAMYTGLARTTVIIYNAVVMGIANTILNYGLIFGHFGLPEMGISGAALASTLAEVLAFGVFIIYVLLDKKCHDYQLFKWPELDIELIKAQLRLSGPIVLQSIASVGSWFVFFALIEQLGQKELAVSNIIRAAYMIYMIPAWGFSSGINTIVSQLIGKEQTRFVMTAIYKTAILCFMVTMAVTSSVVIAPDYILRIGTDDPVLIREASKLVWVLVTLITLYSFSTIYFNGLVGTGATKQSLLIQVSSVLLYMLYAYIVVGIFRASLEWAWMTETVYWIACLAASAWYLRSQKWVKIKI is encoded by the coding sequence ATGATCACTTACAAGAGAATTTTTCAAATTTCTATGCCCATTATGGTGGGCTCTGCGGTACAAAATCTCATTACCCTAACCGATACCATTTTTTTGGGTCGGGTGGGCAAAGTGGAGCTAGGCGCTATTGGTTTAGTGGGCGTTTTTTATTTGCTCATCACCTCTATTGGCTACAGTTTTACGAAGGCAGGCCAAATTATGATCGCCCGCCGAATTGGGTCGGAACAAGAAGAAGAGGTGGGTCCACAAGTACATGCTATGGGCATTTTTGCTTTTTTGCTCGCCCTACTCATGTTTTTACTTTTAGCTTTTGGTAGCCGGACCTTTTTTGGCTGGTTTGTGACCGATCCCGATATTTACGAGGCCTGTATTGCCTATCTCGATTATCGCTGTTATGGGGTCTTTTTCTCTTATCTAGGCGTGGCCTTTGTAGCCATGTATACAGGCTTAGCCCGAACGACCGTAATTATTTATAATGCTGTCGTTATGGGTATCGCCAATACGATTCTCAATTATGGGCTCATTTTTGGCCATTTTGGCCTGCCCGAAATGGGGATTTCTGGAGCCGCCCTAGCCTCTACCCTAGCCGAGGTCTTGGCCTTTGGCGTTTTTATTATTTATGTGCTTCTCGATAAAAAATGCCATGATTACCAACTCTTTAAATGGCCAGAACTAGATATTGAGCTCATTAAGGCCCAACTTCGCCTTTCTGGCCCCATCGTCCTCCAATCTATTGCTAGCGTGGGCAGTTGGTTTGTCTTTTTCGCCCTGATCGAACAGCTGGGCCAAAAAGAATTGGCCGTTTCCAATATCATTCGAGCAGCTTACATGATCTATATGATTCCCGCCTGGGGCTTTTCTTCCGGCATCAACACCATCGTTAGCCAACTCATCGGTAAAGAACAAACGCGCTTTGTGATGACGGCCATCTACAAAACGGCCATCCTCTGTTTTATGGTTACTATGGCCGTCACTAGTTCTGTAGTCATCGCCCCCGATTATATTTTGCGCATCGGCACCGACGATCCCGTCCTCATCCGAGAAGCCAGCAAATTAGTCTGGGTTTTAGTTACCCTAATCACGCTTTATAGCTTCAGTACCATCTATTTTAACGGCCTAGTGGGTACTGGCGCCACCAAACAATCCCTACTCATCCAGGTCTCTTCGGTCCTACTCTATATGCTCTACGCCTATATTGTGGTGGGCATTTTCCGCGCCAGCCTAGAATGGGCCTGGATGACCGAAACGGTCTACTGGATCGCCTGTTTGGCCGCCTCTGCTTGGTATCTCCGCAGCCAAAAATGGGTAAAAATCAAGATTTAG